From the Billgrantia sulfidoxydans genome, one window contains:
- a CDS encoding c-type cytochrome, whose product MRCLACATPGRRALALSLVGGGLLATEVRSQEGPAAGLSLEEQLQVCAGCHGEDGSAVESGVPSLAGQPALALTNQLIYFRERLRRNEVMTPQAQGLSDEEIQALAAHYAEQALEPPEGEPDEAMMERGRELARQHRCASCHRTDFSGHEQMPRLAHQREDYLVQAMRAYRERTRGGPDTTMVDILRNVDDAEIEALAHFLAHYERG is encoded by the coding sequence GTGCGATGCCTTGCGTGCGCGACGCCCGGACGGCGCGCGCTCGCGCTGTCACTGGTCGGGGGCGGCCTGCTGGCCACGGAGGTGCGTTCGCAGGAAGGGCCGGCGGCGGGGCTGTCTCTGGAGGAGCAGCTGCAAGTATGCGCAGGCTGCCATGGCGAGGATGGCAGCGCCGTCGAGTCAGGCGTTCCCTCCCTGGCCGGGCAGCCCGCGCTCGCCCTCACCAACCAACTGATCTACTTCCGTGAGCGCCTGAGGCGTAACGAGGTCATGACGCCCCAGGCCCAAGGGCTATCGGACGAGGAGATACAGGCGCTTGCCGCGCACTATGCCGAGCAGGCCCTGGAACCGCCCGAGGGCGAGCCGGACGAGGCGATGATGGAACGAGGCCGCGAGCTCGCCCGCCAGCACCGCTGCGCCAGCTGTCACCGCACTGACTTCTCGGGCCACGAACAGATGCCGCGCCTCGCGCATCAGCGCGAGGACTATCTCGTGCAGGCCATGCGCGCCTACCGGGAACGCACGCGCGGCGGGCCGGATACCACCATGGTCGACATTCTGCGCAATGTCGATGACGCCGAGATCGAGGCGCTGGCCCACTTCCTCGCCCATTACGAGCGCGGCTAG
- the trpC gene encoding indole-3-glycerol phosphate synthase TrpC → MSPTQDAPTILTRILARKDEEVAERRRAVSESELLQRAERQSAPRGFIAALDQRIAEGDPAVIAEIKKASPSRGVIREDFRPAEIAASYAAGGAACLSVLTDADFFQGHEDFLVAAREACELPVIRKDFIVHGYQVSEARAIGADCILLIVAALDDARMADLHQQATALGMDVLVEVHDALELERALKLGIGLVGINNRNLHTFETRLETTLELLSRIPAGVTVVTESGIHTRSDVLRMREHDVHGFLVGEAFMREQEPGEALRRLFY, encoded by the coding sequence ATGAGCCCCACCCAGGACGCCCCGACCATTCTGACCCGCATCCTCGCGCGCAAGGACGAGGAAGTGGCCGAGCGCCGCCGCGCCGTGTCCGAGAGCGAGTTGTTGCAACGTGCCGAGCGGCAGAGTGCACCGCGCGGCTTCATTGCCGCACTTGACCAGCGCATCGCCGAGGGAGACCCGGCGGTGATCGCCGAGATCAAGAAGGCATCCCCCTCCCGGGGTGTGATCCGTGAAGACTTTCGCCCCGCCGAGATCGCCGCGAGCTACGCCGCCGGCGGTGCCGCCTGCCTCTCGGTGCTGACCGATGCCGACTTCTTCCAGGGCCACGAGGACTTCCTCGTCGCGGCCCGCGAGGCGTGCGAGCTGCCTGTCATTCGCAAGGATTTCATCGTGCACGGCTACCAGGTCAGCGAAGCCCGTGCCATCGGCGCCGACTGTATCCTGTTGATCGTCGCTGCTCTGGACGATGCGCGCATGGCCGATCTCCACCAGCAGGCGACGGCGCTGGGCATGGACGTGCTGGTCGAGGTGCACGATGCCCTGGAGCTCGAGCGTGCGCTGAAGCTGGGAATCGGCCTGGTGGGCATCAACAACCGCAACCTGCACACTTTCGAGACCCGCCTGGAGACCACGCTGGAGCTGCTGTCGCGCATTCCGGCGGGGGTCACGGTGGTGACGGAGTCCGGCATTCACACCCGCAGCGACGTGCTGCGCATGCGCGAGCACGACGTGCACGGCTTCCTCGTCGGCGAGGCCTTCATGCGCGAGCAGGAGCCGGGCGAGGCGTTGCGGCGACTGTTCTACTGA
- the trpD gene encoding anthranilate phosphoribosyltransferase — translation MQMRDAIAAVMRHENLSFDATHSVMHQIMTGEATDAQIGGLLVGLAMKGESAEEIGAAAQVMRELMKRVHVVAENVVDIVGTGGDGANLFNVSTASSFVAAAAGAHVAKHGNRSVSSSSGSADLFDMAGIHLDLRPEQVARCIEQVGVGFMFAPNHHPAMRFAIGPRREMGVRTLFNILGPLTNPAAAPNQVLGVYAAELVPLMAEVLKNLGSRHVMVVHAEDGLDEISLAAPTQVAELKDGEIHRYTIAPEDFGIERQELAPLKVVSAEDSLRLVREALVGDGPAADIVSLNAGAALYCAGIADTLKEGVMMAQDAQASKLPLEKMKELADFTRVLVS, via the coding sequence ATGCAGATGCGAGACGCCATCGCCGCGGTGATGCGCCACGAGAACCTGAGTTTCGACGCCACCCATTCGGTGATGCACCAGATCATGACCGGGGAGGCCACCGACGCCCAGATCGGCGGGCTATTGGTGGGCCTGGCGATGAAGGGGGAGAGCGCCGAGGAGATCGGCGCCGCGGCGCAGGTCATGCGTGAACTGATGAAGCGGGTGCATGTGGTGGCCGAGAACGTGGTGGACATCGTCGGAACCGGTGGTGACGGCGCCAACCTGTTCAATGTCTCGACCGCCTCGAGCTTCGTGGCCGCGGCGGCCGGCGCCCATGTGGCCAAGCACGGCAACCGCAGCGTCTCGTCCTCCTCCGGCAGCGCCGACCTGTTCGACATGGCCGGTATCCACCTGGACCTCAGGCCGGAGCAGGTGGCACGCTGCATCGAGCAGGTGGGCGTCGGCTTCATGTTCGCCCCCAACCACCATCCCGCCATGCGCTTCGCCATCGGCCCGCGCCGCGAGATGGGCGTCCGCACCCTGTTCAATATCCTCGGCCCGTTGACCAATCCCGCCGCCGCGCCGAACCAGGTGCTGGGGGTCTACGCCGCGGAGCTGGTACCGCTGATGGCCGAGGTGTTGAAGAACCTCGGCAGTCGCCACGTCATGGTGGTGCACGCCGAGGATGGGCTGGACGAGATCTCCCTGGCCGCGCCGACCCAGGTTGCCGAACTCAAGGATGGCGAGATCCACCGCTACACCATCGCGCCCGAGGACTTCGGCATCGAGCGTCAGGAGCTGGCGCCGCTGAAGGTGGTCAGCGCCGAAGATAGCCTGCGGCTGGTGCGCGAGGCATTGGTAGGCGACGGGCCCGCGGCGGACATCGTCTCCCTCAACGCCGGAGCGGCGCTCTACTGCGCCGGCATTGCCGATACGCTGAAGGAAGGAGTCATGATGGCCCAGGACGCGCAAGCCTCCAAGCTGCCGCTGGAGAAGATGAAGGAACTGGCCGACTTCACTCGCGTACTGGTTTCCTGA
- a CDS encoding anthranilate synthase component II produces the protein MSVLMIDNYDSFTFNVVQYLGELGAEVVTHRNDAISLERIEALAPSHLVISPGPCTPNEAGISLAAIAHFAGRLPILGICLGHQAIGQVYGGRVVRAPQVMHGKTSRIRHHGQGVFDGLEDPLEVTRYHSLVVEADTLPDCLEVTAWTDDDDVTPGLIMGLRHRELDIEGVQFHPESILTRQGHELLANFLKRR, from the coding sequence ATGTCCGTGCTGATGATCGACAATTACGACAGCTTCACCTTCAACGTCGTGCAGTATCTGGGCGAACTGGGGGCCGAGGTGGTCACCCATCGCAACGATGCCATCTCGCTGGAGCGGATCGAGGCGCTGGCGCCGAGCCATCTGGTGATCTCGCCCGGCCCCTGCACGCCCAACGAGGCCGGCATTTCGCTTGCCGCCATCGCGCATTTCGCCGGGCGGCTGCCGATCCTCGGCATCTGCCTCGGGCACCAGGCGATCGGCCAGGTCTATGGCGGCAGGGTGGTGCGCGCTCCCCAGGTGATGCACGGCAAGACCTCGCGGATTCGCCACCATGGCCAGGGAGTGTTCGACGGCCTCGAGGACCCGCTCGAGGTGACCCGCTATCATTCACTGGTGGTCGAGGCCGACACGCTGCCCGATTGCCTGGAGGTCACGGCCTGGACCGACGACGATGACGTGACGCCTGGCTTGATCATGGGGCTGCGTCATCGCGAGCTGGACATCGAAGGCGTGCAGTTCCACCCGGAATCGATCCTGACCCGTCAGGGGCACGAGCTGCTGGCCAATTTCCTGAAGCGTCGCTGA
- a CDS encoding metal ABC transporter solute-binding protein, Zn/Mn family, translating into MRFTRRACTWLAPFIAAMLGGASAAAANPKVVASFSLLGDLVSQVGGNDIELVVLAPAGAEVHEWELTPDSFIALEDADLIFYNGYQLEQWMRQVHATVGNRAPLVAVAEASEYPTQPVVTGEYTGEPDPHLWMDPRAVAAYLQVIADQLAELHPPAADSFQARASAAKEKLAALHDEVSERLASIPEERRILITTETAFVYFADAYGFRHDGAWGSNAETEGSPPQAKRLIDLIEEIQPAALFWESTLSDRDIQAISANTGVPTAGPLFVDSLSEPDGDASNYVAMMRHNANLIRHALMQEESKESEACAEGEKETEQAAEGANVSE; encoded by the coding sequence ATGCGCTTTACCCGCCGAGCCTGTACTTGGCTGGCTCCCTTCATTGCCGCCATGCTCGGTGGCGCTTCAGCGGCAGCAGCCAATCCCAAGGTGGTCGCCAGCTTCTCGCTCCTTGGCGACCTGGTCAGTCAGGTCGGCGGCAATGATATCGAACTGGTGGTCCTGGCGCCGGCAGGGGCCGAAGTGCATGAATGGGAGCTGACGCCAGACAGCTTCATCGCCCTGGAGGATGCCGACCTCATCTTCTACAACGGCTACCAGCTCGAGCAATGGATGCGCCAGGTCCACGCCACGGTGGGCAACCGTGCGCCGCTGGTGGCAGTCGCCGAGGCGTCGGAATATCCGACCCAGCCGGTCGTGACGGGAGAGTACACCGGCGAACCCGACCCCCACCTGTGGATGGACCCGCGCGCGGTCGCGGCCTACCTGCAGGTCATTGCCGACCAGTTGGCCGAGTTGCACCCTCCGGCCGCCGATAGTTTCCAGGCCAGGGCCAGCGCCGCCAAGGAGAAGCTCGCCGCGCTGCACGATGAGGTGAGCGAGCGGCTGGCGTCGATTCCCGAGGAGCGGCGGATCCTGATCACCACCGAGACGGCGTTCGTCTACTTCGCCGACGCCTATGGTTTTCGCCATGACGGCGCCTGGGGCAGCAATGCCGAGACCGAAGGCTCGCCACCGCAGGCCAAGCGCCTCATCGACCTGATCGAGGAGATCCAGCCGGCTGCCCTGTTCTGGGAAAGCACCCTGTCGGACCGCGATATTCAGGCGATTTCCGCCAACACGGGCGTACCCACGGCCGGCCCGCTGTTCGTCGATTCACTCAGCGAGCCCGACGGCGACGCCTCGAACTACGTGGCCATGATGCGCCACAATGCCAACCTGATCCGCCACGCCCTGATGCAGGAAGAGAGCAAGGAGAGCGAAGCGTGCGCAGAGGGCGAGAAGGAAACGGAACAGGCAGCGGAAGGCGCCAACGTTAGCGAGTGA
- the trpE gene encoding anthranilate synthase component I → MTPERFRALADAGYNRVPVTREVLADLDTPLSTYLKLADEPWTFLLESVQGGEKWGRYSIIGLPCQERIEVRGFTVSRFRQGECLERVEVEDPLTWIEQFQARFRVPDLDDQPRFDGGLVGYFGYDTIRYIEPRLRGVEKPDPLGVPDILLMVCDELVVFDNLSGRLTLWTHADPAIPDAFATAVARLESLERRLRSAGVQAASPGTGRSAVEEGHFTSGFTEAGFKAAVEKIKAYVLAGDVMQCVPSQRMSIPYQASPLDLYRALRSLNPSPYMFFFNLDDHHVVGSSPEILTRLEEGEVTVRPIAGTRVRGKTEEEDRALEAELLADPKEIAEHLMLIDLGRNDVGRISETGSVQVTDQMAVERYSHVMHIVSNVTGRLKPGLSAMDVLRATFPAGTLSGAPKIRALEIIDELEPVKRGIYSGAVGYLSWHGNMDTAIAIRTAVIKDGELHVQAGAGVVADSVPELEWQETLNKGRAIFRAVAMAEKGLDNL, encoded by the coding sequence ATGACTCCCGAACGTTTCCGTGCGCTGGCCGACGCCGGCTACAACCGTGTTCCGGTCACCCGCGAGGTGTTGGCCGATCTCGATACGCCGCTGTCGACCTACCTGAAGCTGGCCGACGAACCCTGGACCTTCCTGCTCGAATCGGTACAGGGCGGTGAGAAGTGGGGACGCTACTCGATCATCGGGCTGCCGTGCCAGGAGCGCATCGAAGTGCGCGGCTTCACTGTCAGCCGCTTTCGCCAAGGTGAATGCCTCGAGCGCGTGGAGGTGGAAGATCCTCTGACCTGGATCGAGCAGTTCCAGGCGCGTTTCCGCGTGCCCGACCTCGACGACCAGCCGCGCTTCGACGGCGGCCTGGTGGGCTACTTCGGCTACGACACCATCCGCTACATCGAACCGCGCCTGCGGGGCGTCGAGAAACCCGACCCGCTCGGCGTACCGGACATTCTGCTGATGGTCTGCGACGAGCTGGTGGTCTTCGACAACCTCTCGGGGCGGCTGACGCTGTGGACCCATGCCGATCCGGCCATCCCGGACGCCTTTGCCACGGCGGTGGCGCGCCTCGAGAGCCTGGAGCGGCGCCTGCGCAGCGCCGGCGTGCAGGCCGCCAGTCCCGGTACCGGGCGCAGCGCGGTGGAGGAGGGGCACTTCACCTCGGGCTTCACCGAGGCCGGTTTCAAGGCGGCGGTAGAGAAGATCAAGGCGTACGTGCTGGCCGGCGACGTCATGCAGTGCGTGCCTTCGCAGCGCATGTCGATCCCCTACCAGGCCTCGCCGCTCGACCTCTACCGCGCGCTGCGCAGCCTCAACCCCTCGCCCTACATGTTCTTCTTCAACCTGGACGATCATCATGTGGTGGGCTCCTCTCCCGAGATCCTCACGCGGCTGGAGGAGGGCGAGGTCACCGTGCGCCCGATCGCCGGCACCCGGGTGCGCGGCAAGACCGAGGAGGAGGACCGCGCGCTCGAGGCCGAGCTGCTGGCCGACCCCAAGGAGATCGCCGAGCACCTCATGCTGATCGACCTGGGGCGCAACGACGTGGGGCGCATCAGCGAGACGGGGTCGGTGCAGGTGACCGACCAGATGGCCGTCGAACGCTACTCCCACGTCATGCACATCGTCTCCAACGTCACCGGTAGGCTGAAGCCGGGGCTGTCCGCCATGGACGTGCTGCGCGCCACTTTCCCGGCGGGCACGCTTTCCGGTGCCCCCAAGATCCGCGCGCTGGAGATCATCGACGAGCTGGAGCCGGTCAAGCGCGGTATCTATTCCGGTGCGGTGGGGTATCTCTCCTGGCACGGCAACATGGACACCGCGATCGCCATCCGCACCGCGGTGATCAAGGACGGCGAGCTGCACGTGCAGGCGGGAGCCGGCGTGGTCGCCGACTCCGTGCCCGAACTCGAGTGGCAGGAGACCCTCAACAAGGGGCGCGCCATTTTCCGCGCCGTGGCGATGGCGGAGAAGGGGCTGGACAACCTCTAG
- a CDS encoding phosphoglycolate phosphatase, translating to MHPILTDIRLVTFDLDGTLVDSVPDLAVAVDAALDALGLPPAGEARVRDWVGNGSLKLMERALAHAAGGLPGEALLARAHADFLEHYGRDPGSRTRLYPGVREALDGLRGGGWVLTLVTNKPFAFIRPILAQFGLEDHFALCLGGDSLPQKKPDPAPLLHVAAQFGLSPSACLMVGDSRHDVAAGRAAGFRTLAVPYGYNHGEPVRDSRPDALVDSLAELV from the coding sequence ATGCACCCGATCCTCACCGATATTCGTCTGGTCACCTTCGACCTCGACGGCACCCTGGTCGATTCGGTACCCGACCTCGCCGTGGCCGTGGATGCCGCCCTCGACGCGCTCGGTCTGCCACCGGCCGGCGAGGCGCGGGTGCGCGACTGGGTGGGCAACGGCTCGCTCAAGTTGATGGAAAGGGCGCTGGCCCATGCTGCGGGCGGCCTACCCGGCGAGGCGCTGCTGGCCCGCGCCCACGCGGACTTTCTCGAACACTACGGCCGCGACCCCGGCTCGCGCACGCGGCTCTATCCTGGCGTGCGCGAAGCGCTGGATGGCCTGCGCGGGGGCGGCTGGGTCCTGACGCTGGTGACCAACAAGCCGTTCGCGTTCATCCGGCCGATCCTGGCGCAGTTCGGGCTCGAGGACCACTTCGCGCTGTGCCTGGGCGGCGACAGCCTGCCGCAGAAGAAGCCCGATCCGGCTCCGTTGCTGCATGTGGCCGCTCAATTCGGCCTGTCGCCGTCGGCCTGCCTGATGGTCGGCGACTCCCGCCACGATGTCGCCGCCGGTCGGGCCGCCGGCTTCCGTACCCTGGCCGTACCCTACGGCTACAACCACGGCGAACCGGTGCGCGACAGTCGCCCGGATGCGCTGGTTGATTCACTGGCGGAACTCGTTTAG
- a CDS encoding PQQ-dependent sugar dehydrogenase, translating to MHKNALSAGVAAAAVALSLAPALAADDDTLERLGAFQTTGTTDFITVEQNGPAAEAIRQTLQRIRLPEGFSIELYALVPDARHMAVGPQGVVTFVGTRKKEVWAVTDRSKNRVADEVKNFAPSLAKAIPNGPCFSQDGVLYIAEQNRVLAYPAAEFFYESPDVVAVPVIAGGELIPEEFVSYNHTARVCDVGPDGKLYISLGQPYNVPPEEHMETFNEVGIGGIIRVGQDGSGREVYSYGIRNSVGQDFHPETGELWFTDNQVDGMGDDIPPGEINRQTAAGQNFGFPWYGGGDVRTNEYKNDEVPEDVVFPVVETDAHAADLGMMFYTGRMFPEEYRGGIFSAQHGSWNRTEPIGARVMFTPVDAEGNVTGDTVPFAEGWLDENGEYLGRPVDVAQLRDGSLLVSDDLAGALYRISYREPAQPDEE from the coding sequence ATGCACAAGAACGCCCTCTCTGCGGGTGTCGCCGCCGCGGCGGTGGCACTCTCCCTCGCCCCTGCCCTGGCCGCCGACGACGATACCCTCGAGCGTCTCGGCGCCTTCCAGACGACCGGCACCACCGACTTCATCACCGTCGAGCAGAATGGCCCGGCCGCCGAGGCGATCCGCCAGACGCTGCAGCGCATTCGCCTGCCGGAAGGCTTCTCCATCGAGCTCTACGCCCTGGTGCCCGATGCCCGCCACATGGCGGTCGGCCCCCAGGGGGTGGTCACCTTCGTCGGCACCCGCAAGAAGGAGGTGTGGGCGGTGACGGATCGCAGCAAGAACCGGGTCGCCGACGAGGTGAAGAACTTCGCCCCGTCGCTGGCCAAGGCGATCCCCAACGGGCCCTGCTTCTCGCAGGACGGCGTGCTCTACATTGCCGAGCAGAATCGCGTGCTGGCCTACCCGGCGGCGGAATTCTTCTACGAGAGCCCCGACGTGGTGGCCGTGCCGGTCATCGCCGGTGGCGAACTCATCCCCGAGGAGTTCGTCAGCTACAACCACACGGCGCGCGTCTGCGACGTCGGTCCGGACGGCAAGCTCTATATCTCCCTGGGCCAGCCTTACAACGTGCCGCCCGAAGAGCACATGGAAACGTTCAACGAGGTCGGCATCGGCGGCATCATCCGTGTCGGGCAGGACGGCAGCGGTCGCGAGGTCTACAGCTACGGCATCCGCAACTCGGTGGGCCAGGACTTCCACCCCGAGACCGGCGAGCTGTGGTTCACCGACAACCAGGTGGACGGCATGGGCGACGACATTCCGCCGGGAGAGATCAATCGCCAGACCGCTGCCGGCCAGAACTTCGGCTTCCCCTGGTATGGCGGCGGCGACGTGCGCACCAACGAGTACAAGAACGATGAGGTGCCGGAAGACGTCGTCTTCCCGGTGGTGGAGACCGACGCCCATGCGGCCGACCTGGGGATGATGTTCTACACCGGCAGGATGTTCCCCGAGGAGTATCGGGGCGGCATCTTCTCCGCCCAGCATGGCTCCTGGAACCGCACCGAGCCCATCGGTGCCCGCGTCATGTTCACCCCGGTCGATGCCGAGGGCAATGTGACCGGTGACACCGTGCCCTTCGCCGAGGGCTGGCTCGACGAGAATGGCGAGTATCTGGGACGCCCGGTGGACGTCGCCCAACTGCGCGACGGCTCGCTGCTGGTCTCCGACGACCTGGCGGGGGCGCTCTACCGTATCTCCTACCGGGAGCCCGCCCAGCCCGACGAGGAGTGA
- a CDS encoding GIY-YIG nuclease family protein, producing MIETRQGRLYTGITTDVARRLAQHEAGRGAKALRGHGPLALVHHEPVGSRSEALRLEAVVKRLSATDKRAWLSRRAARNGGAMPLEGRPEEALDQCGLRRVSGSREGAE from the coding sequence ATGATCGAAACCCGGCAAGGGAGGCTCTATACCGGCATCACCACCGACGTCGCGCGGCGCCTGGCACAGCACGAGGCCGGGCGGGGTGCCAAGGCCCTGCGTGGGCACGGGCCGTTGGCTCTGGTACATCATGAGCCGGTGGGCAGCCGCAGCGAGGCGCTGCGCCTCGAGGCAGTGGTGAAGCGGCTCTCCGCCACGGACAAGCGGGCCTGGCTGTCCCGCCGCGCAGCCCGTAACGGCGGGGCCATGCCGCTTGAGGGACGGCCGGAGGAAGCGCTCGATCAGTGCGGCCTTCGCCGAGTGAGCGGCTCCCGCGAAGGGGCAGAGTGA
- the rpe gene encoding ribulose-phosphate 3-epimerase has protein sequence MSDANRDFLIAPSILSADFARLGEEVDNVLAAGADIVHFDVMDNHYVPNLTIGPMVCQALRKHGVTAPIDAHLMVKPVDRLIGDFIDAGASYITFHPEASEHIDRSLQLIRDGGCKAGLVFNPATPLSYLDYVMDKVDMVLLMSVNPGFGGQAFIPGTLDKLREVRRRIDASGRDIRLEIDGGVKADNIAEIARAGADTFVAGSAVFSAGRDSDPNRYDSVIRAFREQLAAV, from the coding sequence ATGAGCGACGCGAACCGCGACTTCCTGATTGCCCCCTCCATCCTCTCCGCCGATTTTGCCCGGCTGGGTGAGGAAGTGGACAACGTGCTGGCCGCCGGAGCGGATATCGTCCACTTCGACGTGATGGACAACCACTACGTCCCCAACCTGACCATCGGCCCCATGGTGTGCCAGGCGCTGCGCAAGCACGGCGTTACCGCCCCCATCGACGCCCACCTGATGGTCAAGCCGGTGGACCGGCTGATCGGCGACTTCATCGATGCCGGCGCCAGCTACATCACCTTTCACCCGGAGGCGTCGGAGCATATCGACCGCTCGCTGCAGCTGATTCGCGACGGCGGCTGCAAGGCGGGGCTGGTGTTCAACCCGGCGACGCCGTTGTCCTACCTCGACTACGTCATGGACAAGGTCGACATGGTCCTGCTGATGAGCGTCAACCCAGGCTTCGGCGGCCAGGCCTTCATTCCCGGCACGCTCGACAAGCTGCGCGAGGTGCGCCGTCGCATCGACGCCTCGGGCCGAGACATTCGCCTCGAGATCGATGGCGGGGTGAAGGCCGACAATATCGCCGAGATCGCCCGAGCCGGTGCCGACACCTTCGTCGCGGGGTCGGCGGTGTTCAGTGCCGGCCGCGACAGCGACCCGAATCGCTACGACAGCGTCATCCGCGCCTTCCGCGAGCAACTGGCAGCGGTATAG
- a CDS encoding GNAT family N-acetyltransferase has translation MIRPAIIEDIPQLVDIWLRASLLAHDFIPADFWHARADDMASLYLPGAETFVLEAAERPIGFAALNGDHLEALFVDPEVQNFGHGSRLMAHAMGQRERLTLCVYSRNVRAVSFYRRLGFQVVEERREPLSGENETLMAWERRLPRPPEGLVT, from the coding sequence ATGATACGCCCGGCCATCATCGAGGACATACCGCAGCTCGTCGATATCTGGCTGCGTGCCTCGTTGCTCGCCCACGACTTCATACCCGCCGACTTCTGGCACGCGCGTGCCGACGACATGGCAAGCCTCTATCTGCCCGGCGCGGAAACCTTCGTGCTCGAGGCGGCCGAGCGACCCATCGGCTTTGCCGCGCTCAACGGCGATCATCTGGAGGCGCTGTTCGTCGACCCCGAGGTGCAGAACTTCGGCCACGGCTCCCGCTTGATGGCGCATGCCATGGGCCAGCGGGAGCGTCTCACCCTGTGTGTCTATTCGCGCAACGTGCGAGCCGTCTCCTTCTACCGTCGGCTGGGCTTCCAGGTCGTCGAGGAGCGTCGCGAACCGCTCAGCGGCGAGAACGAAACCCTGATGGCCTGGGAGCGTCGACTGCCCCGGCCGCCGGAGGGTCTGGTAACATGA
- a CDS encoding YajG family lipoprotein, whose amino-acid sequence MNRRHALRAAAALLATALLAGCASPHYLQLNPQRSVSVPQSGSGQAVTVAAVDEREDDVVGTRTGSAMSTAVITVSAHELVPHLQREAERAVRDMGFSPTTQPGNDRPSLTLTLQHLGYERGDSRPVIDEARLEAVLEVKVTNQGTTYTGTYTSRRTQSYAVRPGRDANRRMLNDLIGDALDRAFSDPELAQLLAR is encoded by the coding sequence ATGAACCGACGTCATGCCCTGCGTGCCGCAGCCGCTCTGCTGGCGACTGCCCTGTTGGCCGGCTGCGCCAGCCCCCATTATCTGCAGTTGAATCCTCAGCGCAGCGTCTCGGTGCCGCAGTCCGGCAGCGGCCAGGCCGTGACGGTGGCTGCCGTGGACGAACGCGAAGACGACGTGGTCGGCACCCGCACCGGTAGCGCCATGTCCACCGCGGTGATCACGGTCAGCGCCCACGAACTGGTTCCGCACCTGCAGCGCGAAGCCGAGCGCGCCGTGCGCGACATGGGCTTCTCCCCGACTACCCAGCCCGGCAACGACCGCCCCAGCCTGACGCTGACGCTGCAGCACCTCGGCTACGAACGCGGCGACAGCCGGCCGGTCATCGACGAGGCCCGCCTGGAAGCCGTCCTCGAGGTCAAGGTAACCAACCAGGGCACCACCTATACCGGCACCTATACTTCGCGGCGCACACAGAGCTACGCCGTGCGCCCGGGCCGCGATGCCAACCGCCGCATGCTCAACGACCTGATCGGCGACGCCCTGGATCGCGCCTTCAGCGACCCGGAGCTGGCCCAGCTGCTGGCCCGCTGA
- a CDS encoding thiopurine S-methyltransferase, which translates to MAHDWLDRWREGRIGFHRPETHPALVRHWPRLGVRPGTKVLVPLCGKSLDMRWLAQQDHPVLGIELAEEAIEQFVAEGTGDVSRYQQAPFAICRQGSVELWCGDFFHFHIDQAAEIGAFYDRAALIALPAATRQRYAFHLAQLIPPGARGLLITLSRAAGDEAAGPPYHVPGEEVRELFEPNFLVTHLGEGEPEAESGFRESVWALTRRGPMT; encoded by the coding sequence ATGGCGCACGACTGGCTCGATCGCTGGCGCGAGGGGCGCATCGGCTTCCATCGCCCCGAGACTCACCCGGCACTGGTGCGCCACTGGCCGCGGCTTGGCGTGCGGCCCGGCACCAAGGTGCTGGTACCGCTCTGCGGCAAGAGCCTCGACATGCGCTGGCTGGCCCAGCAGGATCATCCCGTGCTGGGCATCGAGCTGGCCGAGGAAGCCATCGAGCAATTCGTCGCCGAGGGAACGGGGGACGTTTCGCGCTACCAGCAGGCGCCGTTCGCGATCTGCCGTCAAGGCAGCGTCGAGCTGTGGTGTGGCGACTTCTTTCACTTCCACATCGACCAGGCCGCCGAGATCGGGGCCTTCTACGACCGGGCGGCATTGATCGCCCTGCCTGCGGCCACTCGCCAACGCTACGCGTTTCACCTGGCGCAGCTCATTCCCCCGGGTGCCCGTGGGCTCTTGATCACGCTGTCGCGGGCAGCCGGGGACGAAGCGGCGGGGCCTCCCTATCACGTTCCCGGCGAGGAGGTCCGCGAGCTGTTCGAGCCCAACTTCCTGGTCACCCACCTCGGGGAGGGGGAGCCGGAAGCGGAGAGCGGCTTTCGCGAAAGCGTATGGGCGTTGACCCGGCGCGGCCCCATGACTTGA